The Ranitomeya variabilis isolate aRanVar5 chromosome 7, aRanVar5.hap1, whole genome shotgun sequence genome includes a window with the following:
- the LOC143785172 gene encoding olfactory receptor 5AN6-like: MAVNLSPRLHSPMYFFLKVLSFVELVSISSTVPKALQSFFWVGRTISLVGCASQFFVFIAAAACECAILTVMAFDRYMAICHPLRYMSVMTVSFCYRVTLYISALALGNALIECFLIYSLPYCSSRVIAHFFCDIPPMMSIACANTFIVEIYQLVISATSSLLPILLICSYIRILTSILLLHSAESRHKAYVTCGSHLVSVIIFFGTAMFVHLRLDNPFSPYEDRMLALSYCVIIPTINPLIYSLKNKEMKDAISKLSLRMTLH, translated from the coding sequence ATGGCCGTTAATCTCAGTCCTCGGCTTCACTCTCCTATGTACTTTTTCCTGAAGGTTTTGTCCTTTGTTGAGCTCGTGTCTATCAGCTCTACAGTTCCTAAGGCTCTTCAGAGCTTTTTCTGGGTGGGAAGGACCATTTCCTTAGTTGGTTGTGCCTCCCAGTTCTTTGTCTTTATAGCAGCTGCAGCTTGTGAATGTGCCATACTCACAGTGATGGCGTTTGACCGGTACATGGCCATATGTCACCCTCTCAGATACATGTCTGTGATGACTGTCAGCTTTTGTTATCGGGTGACACTTTATATTTCCGCTTTGGCACTTGGGAATGCCCTCATCGAATGTTTCCTCATATACAGTTTGCCATATTGTAGTTCTCGTGTTATTGCTCATTTCTTCTGTGATATTCCGCCAATGATGAGTATCGCTTGTGCCAACACATTCATAGTCGAGATCTATCAACTAGTCATTAGTGCAACTTCATCCTTGCTCCCAATTTTATTAATCTGCTCTTATATCAGGATCCTGACCTCCATATTGCTCCTCCATTCTGCAGAGTCTCGTCATAAAGCTTATGTTACCTGTGGTTCTCATCTGGTCTCTGTTATTATTTTCTTTGGGACCGCCATGTTTGTTCACCTTCGATTGGACAATCCATTTTCCCCTTATGAGGACAGGATGTTGGCTCTCTCCTACTGTGTGATAATCCCGACCATCAACCCCCTGATCTACAGCCTGAAGAATAAAGAAATGAAGGACGCCATCAGTAAACTCAGCCTGAGAATGACTTTACATTAA